One Kaistella polysaccharea DNA segment encodes these proteins:
- the trhA gene encoding PAQR family membrane homeostasis protein TrhA, which yields MKIEKTYPIHVYSKLEENLNVASHFFGLVMSVVALFLLVKRAAELDSFWAAISFPIFGLSMIILYLASTLYHSATKPKLRYRLNIFDHAAIYVLIAGSYTPFALVSLNGSEGFIIFSIVWAIALMGIIFKLFFIDRFTLLSTILYVAMGWLIIFSSHTLLSNLSAKGVMWLISGGIAYTIGAALYMSNKLKLNHAIFHLFVLMGTFCHFISVYYYVIPVSNT from the coding sequence ATGAAAATCGAGAAAACATATCCAATTCACGTCTACTCAAAACTGGAAGAGAATTTGAATGTGGCTTCTCATTTTTTTGGGCTAGTTATGAGCGTTGTCGCGCTATTTTTATTGGTTAAACGCGCAGCTGAATTAGACAGTTTTTGGGCGGCGATTAGTTTCCCCATTTTTGGTCTCAGCATGATTATCCTTTATCTCGCGTCTACTTTATATCATTCCGCCACAAAACCGAAACTGCGGTATCGGTTAAATATTTTCGATCACGCCGCCATATATGTTTTGATTGCCGGTAGTTACACGCCTTTTGCCTTAGTATCTCTAAATGGTAGCGAAGGTTTTATTATTTTTTCGATAGTTTGGGCAATCGCTTTGATGGGAATTATTTTCAAATTATTTTTTATCGACCGGTTCACGTTACTATCCACCATTTTATATGTCGCAATGGGGTGGCTGATTATTTTCAGTTCCCACACTCTGCTTTCTAATTTAAGTGCAAAAGGAGTTATGTGGCTGATTTCCGGGGGAATTGCCTATACAATTGGCGCTGCTTTGTATATGTCGAATAAGCTAAAACTTAATCACGCTATTTTTCATTTGTTTGTGTTGATGGGTACATTCTGTCATTTTATTTCGGTCTATTACTATGTTATTCCCGTGAGTAATACTTAG
- a CDS encoding NAD(P)H-dependent glycerol-3-phosphate dehydrogenase — protein MIKKKSSEKKIAQHEVSIGVVGSGSFATAIVKMLVENCKVVHWCVRNEFVKGAIELRGHNPTYLTSVSFDLKKLKVTTDINELVSACEIVVLATPSIYLSDALDKMTCNYDNKIFVSAIKGIVPKVNDVVGNYLRDEFKIGFRNQAVIAGPCHAEEVAMERLSYLTIAVAEDEVATKLKDLFSSDFINVHCTRDILGNEYSAILKNIYAVGAGISSGLGYGDNFTAVFVSNAVREMEVFLEAVYEVPRDVNESAYLGDLLVTAYSLFSRNRNLGNLIGKGYTVKSAIQSMNMIAEGYYAADSVYHTSKEKNLTTPIIDTIYNVLYKEKNAETEFKKLTLKLN, from the coding sequence ATGATAAAAAAGAAAAGTTCTGAGAAAAAGATTGCACAACATGAAGTTTCCATTGGAGTTGTCGGAAGCGGTAGTTTTGCCACAGCGATCGTTAAAATGTTGGTGGAAAACTGTAAAGTCGTTCACTGGTGCGTTCGCAATGAATTTGTAAAAGGTGCCATCGAACTTCGCGGACATAATCCTACGTATTTGACGTCTGTTTCTTTTGATTTGAAGAAATTGAAAGTGACCACCGATATTAACGAATTGGTTTCTGCATGCGAAATTGTAGTTCTTGCTACACCTTCAATTTATCTCTCCGATGCTTTAGATAAAATGACCTGCAATTATGATAATAAAATTTTCGTTTCTGCTATAAAAGGAATCGTGCCAAAAGTGAATGATGTGGTCGGCAATTATCTGCGGGATGAATTCAAAATCGGATTTCGCAATCAAGCGGTAATCGCAGGACCTTGTCACGCAGAAGAGGTAGCGATGGAGCGTTTATCATATTTGACAATTGCCGTTGCAGAAGACGAAGTGGCTACAAAATTAAAAGATCTGTTTTCTTCCGATTTTATTAATGTTCACTGCACACGAGATATTTTAGGAAATGAATACAGTGCAATTTTAAAAAATATTTATGCTGTTGGTGCCGGAATTTCCAGTGGATTGGGATATGGTGACAACTTTACGGCGGTTTTCGTTTCAAATGCGGTCCGCGAAATGGAAGTTTTTCTGGAAGCAGTGTATGAAGTTCCACGTGATGTTAACGAAAGTGCTTATTTAGGAGATTTACTTGTGACTGCTTATTCATTATTTTCCCGAAACCGAAACTTGGGAAATCTTATTGGAAAAGGGTATACCGTGAAATCTGCGATACAATCTATGAATATGATTGCGGAAGGATATTACGCTGCAGATTCAGTTTACCATACTTCAAAAGAAAAAAACCTGACCACGCCTATAATTGATACAATTTATAACGTTTTGTATAAAGAGAAAAATGCGGAAACTGAATTTAAAAAATTAACGCTAAAGCTCAACTGA
- a CDS encoding M23 family metallopeptidase, with protein MKNFLSSKKNINFILGFLALIIFGQALYIGKLYAEKDYKSYEVNLVPIKTEKDSIDYLSMKNDLALVDHTVRELNSFLASKNISDGKIQMLAQDSLSNAVYLAKQTNRYSQYLMDLQTKLQQVPLGIPTDGYISSQFGKRTNPIPVKTVLLASLKPVKAEPQYIEEKDSLGNITKRTLVAATTPVQQNNVPAEKDQIQFHKGLDFAVAHGSDVRTAATGKVIFAGVKGGYGNCVIISHGNGLDTLYGHLSQILVKTNDNVKVNDVIAKSGNTGRSTGPHLHYEVHKNNTPVNPKLFINL; from the coding sequence ATGAAAAACTTTTTAAGCAGCAAAAAAAACATTAACTTTATTCTGGGTTTCCTCGCTTTAATTATTTTTGGGCAGGCACTCTATATCGGTAAACTCTATGCTGAAAAGGATTACAAATCCTACGAAGTAAATTTGGTTCCTATAAAAACTGAAAAAGACAGCATCGATTATCTGAGCATGAAAAATGATCTGGCTTTGGTTGATCATACGGTTCGGGAACTGAACTCTTTTCTCGCCTCAAAAAACATTAGCGATGGGAAAATTCAAATGCTCGCGCAGGACAGCCTTTCTAACGCGGTTTATCTTGCAAAACAAACCAATCGCTACAGTCAATATTTGATGGATTTGCAAACCAAACTTCAACAAGTTCCCTTAGGAATTCCTACAGATGGTTATATTTCTTCTCAGTTTGGCAAAAGAACGAATCCTATTCCTGTAAAAACGGTATTGCTGGCTTCTTTGAAACCAGTTAAAGCAGAACCTCAATATATTGAGGAAAAAGACAGTTTAGGAAATATCACAAAAAGAACCTTAGTTGCCGCGACAACTCCTGTACAACAGAATAATGTTCCCGCTGAAAAAGATCAGATTCAATTTCACAAAGGTTTAGATTTCGCCGTTGCTCATGGTTCTGACGTTCGAACCGCTGCAACCGGTAAAGTTATTTTTGCTGGCGTAAAAGGAGGTTATGGAAATTGCGTAATCATTTCGCACGGAAACGGTTTAGACACACTTTATGGTCACTTGTCTCAAATTTTAGTAAAAACAAATGATAACGTAAAAGTAAACGACGTTATTGCAAAATCTGGAAATACAGGACGGTCAACAGGACCTCATCTTCATTATGAAGTTCATAAAAACAATACACCGGTAAATCCGAAATTGTTTATCAATTTGTAA
- a CDS encoding type IA DNA topoisomerase, with amino-acid sequence MKLCIAEKPSVARDIAKVLGADMPKQGYFEGNGYWVTWTFGHFCTLKEPHDYGPHLKSWTLFTLPIIPNPFGIKLIDNPGVERQFTIIEKLVADCDEVINCGDAGQEGEVIQRWVLHKAKCKKPMKRLWISSLTEEAIKEGFANLKPAEDYQNLYLAGNARAIGDWLLGINATRLFTKKFGGNKTVLSIGRVQTPTLAMLVQRQKEIDAFTTEEYWDLKTNYRDVLFSAAIDRLKTKEKAEKGLDYLKQHPFEIISFEIKEGKEKNPRLFDLTALQVEANKKFGYSAENTLKYIQSLYEKKHTTYPRVDTTYLAESLHPKIPGILQSMNFYREFTAPLLTQPIPKSKTVFDDAKVTDHHAIIPTEIPPSSNLSREEKLIYDLVAKRFIAVFYPECKISNTLVEGQVGTIPFKTSGRQILELGWREVYIKDKKEEPEKKDKEEEQTIPEFKVGEKGPHKPLIHQGKTSPPKPYTEATLLRAMETAGKQVDDEELREMMKNNGIGRPSTRANIIETLFKRNYIERKKKNILATSTGIQLIDTIQDELLKSPELTGEWEFKLRKIERGEYDANQFKEELITMVTNLTRNVINEKAKVISIQTKVQTKEKKESVPRKITAIIWDDEKCPKCKESKLMKGKTAIGCSNFKGCGFKVPFILFGKKLTEKQIQDIIIKGKSSKLKGFTAHPRSLVEGVVLLSDEFIIDLISN; translated from the coding sequence ATGAAATTATGTATTGCTGAAAAGCCCAGTGTTGCACGAGATATTGCCAAAGTTTTAGGTGCAGACATGCCGAAACAAGGCTATTTCGAAGGCAATGGTTATTGGGTAACCTGGACGTTCGGCCATTTTTGTACGCTGAAAGAACCACACGATTATGGTCCCCATTTAAAATCCTGGACTTTGTTTACACTTCCCATTATTCCCAATCCATTTGGAATAAAACTCATCGATAATCCTGGTGTTGAAAGGCAGTTTACTATCATCGAGAAATTAGTTGCCGATTGCGACGAAGTCATTAATTGTGGTGATGCAGGGCAAGAAGGAGAAGTCATACAGCGGTGGGTGTTACACAAAGCGAAATGCAAAAAACCCATGAAAAGATTGTGGATTTCGTCGCTGACTGAAGAAGCCATTAAAGAAGGTTTTGCCAATTTAAAACCTGCCGAAGATTATCAAAATCTCTATCTCGCGGGAAATGCACGCGCAATTGGCGACTGGCTTTTAGGAATTAATGCAACGCGATTATTCACCAAAAAATTTGGCGGAAATAAAACTGTACTTTCAATTGGTCGCGTTCAAACGCCAACTCTTGCGATGTTGGTACAGCGACAGAAAGAAATCGATGCATTTACAACGGAAGAATATTGGGACCTGAAAACCAATTACCGTGACGTTCTTTTTAGTGCTGCGATTGACCGTTTAAAAACGAAAGAAAAAGCCGAAAAAGGGTTAGATTATTTAAAACAACATCCTTTTGAAATTATCTCTTTTGAAATTAAAGAAGGAAAAGAAAAGAATCCACGACTTTTTGATTTAACGGCGTTGCAAGTTGAAGCCAATAAAAAATTCGGGTATTCTGCCGAGAATACGTTAAAGTATATTCAAAGTTTATACGAGAAAAAACACACGACCTATCCAAGAGTTGATACGACTTACCTCGCCGAAAGTTTGCATCCGAAAATTCCGGGAATTCTTCAAAGCATGAATTTCTATCGCGAATTTACAGCACCACTTTTAACTCAACCAATTCCGAAATCGAAAACCGTTTTTGACGATGCAAAAGTTACCGATCACCACGCAATTATTCCGACAGAAATTCCCCCTTCTTCTAATTTAAGTCGAGAAGAAAAATTAATTTATGATCTTGTAGCGAAACGGTTTATCGCCGTTTTTTATCCGGAATGTAAAATTTCAAATACTTTGGTGGAAGGTCAGGTTGGAACGATACCATTCAAAACGTCCGGTCGGCAAATTTTGGAATTGGGATGGCGCGAAGTTTATATAAAAGACAAAAAAGAAGAGCCCGAAAAGAAAGACAAAGAGGAAGAGCAAACGATTCCCGAATTTAAAGTGGGCGAAAAAGGTCCACACAAACCTTTAATTCATCAAGGAAAAACGAGCCCGCCAAAACCCTATACCGAAGCGACTTTACTTCGAGCTATGGAAACTGCGGGGAAACAGGTCGATGATGAAGAATTGCGGGAAATGATGAAAAACAATGGTATTGGGAGACCTTCAACACGCGCCAACATTATCGAAACCCTTTTCAAAAGAAATTATATCGAACGGAAGAAAAAAAACATTTTGGCAACTTCAACTGGCATTCAATTGATCGACACTATTCAGGATGAATTGCTGAAAAGTCCTGAATTAACAGGCGAATGGGAATTTAAACTCAGAAAAATTGAGCGCGGAGAATATGATGCTAATCAATTTAAAGAAGAGTTGATCACGATGGTTACCAATCTAACGCGAAACGTTATCAACGAAAAAGCAAAAGTTATTTCAATTCAGACAAAAGTTCAGACCAAAGAAAAAAAGGAATCTGTGCCAAGAAAAATAACTGCAATTATTTGGGACGATGAAAAATGTCCAAAATGTAAAGAAAGCAAGTTGATGAAAGGTAAAACTGCCATTGGTTGTTCGAATTTTAAAGGATGTGGTTTTAAAGTTCCCTTCATTTTATTCGGAAAAAAATTGACTGAAAAACAAATTCAGGATATCATTATTAAAGGAAAATCTTCAAAACTAAAAGGGTTTACAGCACATCCGCGAAGCTTAGTTGAAGGAGTTGTGCTGTTATCCGATGAATTTATAATCGATCTAATTTCGAATTGA
- a CDS encoding FKBP-type peptidyl-prolyl cis-trans isomerase, whose translation MTIDKNQVVALHYTLNAIEENGEKTFIEKTDADNPFVFLYGVGMMLPKFEEQLHGLVAGDQRSFTITPEEGYGEKVDSATTQLPAEMFGESGMPPVGAVLPLQDPEGNHLNAIVLEVTPEAVTVDLNHPMAGKTLHFDVEVESTRPATEEELEHGHAHGVDGQGGN comes from the coding sequence ATGACAATAGACAAAAATCAAGTAGTAGCACTACATTACACTTTAAACGCCATCGAAGAAAATGGTGAAAAAACTTTTATCGAAAAAACCGATGCCGACAACCCTTTCGTTTTTCTTTATGGTGTAGGAATGATGCTACCAAAATTCGAAGAGCAGCTTCATGGCTTGGTCGCAGGAGATCAGCGCTCGTTCACCATTACTCCGGAAGAAGGTTACGGCGAAAAAGTAGATAGTGCCACTACGCAACTGCCCGCAGAAATGTTCGGCGAATCAGGAATGCCGCCTGTTGGGGCAGTTTTGCCGTTGCAAGATCCCGAAGGAAATCACTTGAATGCAATTGTTCTTGAGGTAACTCCAGAAGCGGTGACAGTAGATCTTAACCATCCGATGGCGGGAAAAACTTTGCACTTTGATGTTGAAGTAGAATCCACAAGACCTGCAACAGAAGAGGAATTAGAACACGGTCACGCTCATGGCGTTGATGGACAAGGTGGAAATTAA
- a CDS encoding alpha/beta hydrolase — MHKIILLNLGTLLFVSCQSRKFKDIVYHKSADNVDLKLNIFVPNKAENKKLPVLIFVHGGNWNSGNKDQYGFFGRNFAKKEVITVLPEYTLSPKANIDEMTTEIAAAVKWVQKNIAEYHGDTKNIFVTGHSAGAQLVTNAVLNPKFGIDEQSIAGIILNDAAGIDMKDYLETYPPTAKDDYLATWSNNPENWYQASPINFLDENSPPFLIYVGLKTYPSITTANQHFLKKLNEFQPEVQPIFLNKKHIPMILQYFFPWSDRFDETKSFMQKNGK, encoded by the coding sequence ATGCACAAAATTATTTTACTCAACCTTGGTACGCTCCTTTTCGTTAGCTGCCAGTCCCGAAAATTTAAAGATATCGTTTATCATAAATCTGCGGATAATGTAGATTTAAAGTTGAATATTTTTGTTCCTAATAAGGCCGAAAATAAAAAACTTCCTGTTCTGATTTTTGTTCACGGTGGAAACTGGAATAGTGGAAATAAAGATCAGTACGGGTTTTTCGGCAGAAATTTCGCAAAGAAAGAGGTCATCACCGTTCTTCCCGAATATACTTTAAGTCCGAAAGCGAATATTGATGAGATGACCACCGAAATTGCGGCGGCAGTAAAATGGGTTCAGAAAAATATTGCAGAATACCACGGTGACACCAAAAATATATTTGTTACCGGTCATTCTGCAGGAGCACAGTTGGTTACAAATGCTGTTTTAAATCCGAAATTTGGAATTGATGAACAATCAATAGCGGGAATTATATTAAATGATGCCGCCGGAATTGATATGAAGGATTATCTAGAAACCTATCCTCCGACTGCGAAAGACGATTACTTAGCGACATGGAGTAACAATCCAGAAAACTGGTATCAAGCGTCACCAATCAACTTTCTGGACGAAAATTCTCCACCATTTTTAATTTATGTGGGCTTAAAAACCTATCCCTCGATCACCACTGCCAATCAACATTTTCTGAAGAAATTGAATGAATTTCAACCCGAAGTACAACCAATATTTTTAAATAAAAAACACATTCCCATGATTTTGCAATATTTCTTTCCGTGGAGCGATCGGTTTGATGAAACAAAATCTTTTATGCAGAAAAACGGGAAATAA
- a CDS encoding mechanosensitive ion channel family protein, translating to MKDNPIDFTQGLQNSVINYWNNFVQSLPRIVLAIIILIVFYYGAKYLSRFIKRKFLNADHDPLFVNFLSKTSNVLLLIVGIIFAMQAVGLSGIAKGLLAGAGISAFIFGFAFKDIAENFLGGLILAFNRPFSLNDTIMIRDFTGHVKALNFRTTHIKTFDEKDVFLPNSIVVKEPVTNFTRDGQLRLDFLVGIAYEDDINRAIAIIIKTITPFADIIKDKEPFSVVEELATSTVNLRIYFWVNTFDYKKGVLELKSQVISSVKEVLMEEGFSLPSDIQEIKWYDPKKPFPIDILNTKDDYPPYNPSKNKE from the coding sequence ATGAAAGATAATCCCATCGATTTCACCCAAGGTTTACAAAATTCCGTGATCAATTACTGGAATAATTTTGTGCAATCCTTGCCGCGTATTGTTTTAGCGATTATTATTTTAATTGTTTTCTATTATGGTGCAAAATATCTCTCTAGGTTCATCAAAAGAAAATTTTTGAATGCGGACCATGATCCGCTTTTTGTAAATTTTCTCAGCAAAACTTCGAATGTTTTATTGCTCATTGTCGGAATTATCTTTGCCATGCAGGCAGTTGGCCTCAGTGGTATTGCAAAAGGTCTTTTGGCTGGCGCAGGCATTTCAGCTTTTATATTCGGTTTTGCGTTCAAAGATATTGCTGAAAATTTTTTAGGCGGTTTAATTTTAGCATTTAATCGGCCTTTCAGTTTGAATGACACGATTATGATTCGTGATTTCACCGGCCACGTAAAAGCCTTAAACTTTAGAACTACCCACATCAAAACATTTGATGAAAAAGATGTTTTCCTCCCCAACTCTATTGTTGTGAAGGAACCGGTAACTAATTTTACCCGCGACGGACAACTTCGTTTGGATTTTTTAGTTGGCATCGCCTATGAAGATGATATTAACAGAGCAATTGCAATTATTATTAAAACGATTACGCCATTTGCCGATATTATTAAAGATAAAGAGCCTTTTTCGGTGGTAGAAGAATTAGCCACGAGCACTGTAAATCTGAGAATTTACTTTTGGGTAAATACTTTTGATTACAAAAAAGGAGTCTTGGAACTTAAAAGCCAGGTGATTAGCAGCGTGAAGGAAGTTTTAATGGAAGAAGGCTTCTCTCTACCTTCTGATATTCAGGAAATAAAATGGTATGACCCTAAAAAACCTTTCCCAATCGATATTTTAAATACAAAAGACGATTATCCACCATATAATCCAAGTAAAAACAAAGAATGA
- a CDS encoding DUF2254 domain-containing protein codes for MSFSKWLRIYYNKTIESIAFYPAIIAIGFLALSWGMLVFDFSEYGKHLKSNLSWLSLKDASTARTIISTVAGAIISLTVFSFSMVMIVLNQAASQMSNRVLKSMIENRFQQVILGIYIGTTVYALFLLSTIRDISSGIYVPALSIYLLIVLTVIDIFLFIYFLNYVTQTVKYETVIDRVRVQTYNTIERDFAEIRHILPSWINDSATIISAQKSDYFQGFNTKRLLEITESNQVQIQFLFPAGQFTLEGTPCIKVYGKNKITPELLKEIADCADFFTGQPIDRNADYGFHHLAEIALKALSPGINDPGTAVLALHALFALFDYRKYQQLPETILNDTDEIAIFRKSSNFDKLFNQCLQPIWNYGKDDDYIQSTFLEMLNQLKNQDSKHLYFSLFEAWILKVKTHQLSLKR; via the coding sequence ATGAGTTTCAGCAAGTGGCTTAGAATTTATTACAACAAGACGATTGAAAGTATTGCTTTCTATCCGGCAATTATTGCCATAGGATTTCTGGCGTTATCCTGGGGAATGTTGGTTTTTGATTTTTCAGAGTACGGAAAACATCTAAAATCCAATTTAAGCTGGTTAAGTTTGAAAGATGCGAGCACCGCAAGAACTATTATTTCAACAGTTGCTGGCGCCATTATTTCGCTGACCGTTTTCAGTTTTTCGATGGTGATGATTGTGTTGAATCAGGCGGCTTCGCAAATGAGCAACCGCGTTCTGAAAAGCATGATCGAAAATCGTTTTCAGCAAGTAATTTTAGGAATTTATATCGGCACCACGGTATATGCTTTATTTTTACTCAGTACGATTCGCGATATATCCAGCGGTATTTACGTGCCCGCGCTCAGTATTTATTTGCTTATTGTGTTGACGGTTATCGATATTTTTCTATTTATTTATTTTCTGAATTATGTGACCCAAACAGTAAAGTATGAAACAGTAATTGATCGCGTTCGCGTTCAAACCTATAATACAATCGAACGTGATTTCGCGGAAATTCGTCATATTTTACCGAGCTGGATTAATGATTCTGCAACCATTATTTCTGCACAGAAATCAGACTATTTTCAAGGTTTCAATACCAAAAGATTGCTAGAAATTACAGAAAGCAATCAAGTTCAAATTCAATTTCTTTTTCCGGCAGGCCAGTTTACTTTAGAAGGAACACCTTGCATTAAAGTGTACGGTAAGAATAAAATAACCCCCGAACTCCTGAAAGAAATCGCAGACTGCGCCGACTTTTTCACTGGACAACCCATTGACCGAAACGCAGATTATGGTTTTCACCATCTTGCAGAGATCGCCCTTAAAGCGCTCAGTCCTGGAATAAATGATCCCGGAACTGCTGTACTTGCATTGCACGCACTGTTTGCACTTTTTGATTACCGAAAATATCAGCAGTTACCAGAAACAATTTTAAATGATACAGATGAAATAGCAATATTTCGTAAAAGTTCGAATTTTGATAAACTGTTTAATCAATGCCTACAACCCATCTGGAATTACGGGAAAGATGATGATTACATACAATCGACATTTTTAGAAATGTTGAATCAGCTGAAAAATCAGGATAGTAAACATTTATATTTCAGTCTGTTTGAAGCTTGGATATTAAAAGTAAAAACACATCAGCTCAGTTTAAAACGCTGA
- a CDS encoding type 1 glutamine amidotransferase domain-containing protein — MKILFVLTSHDQLGNTGEKTGFWIEEFASPYYYLVDKGVEVTLASPKGGQPPIDPTSDKPENQTESTKRFKADAALQEKLSETHKLSEVSSEDYDAVFYPGGHGPLWDLAESETSAKLIESFYNSDKPVSFVCHAPAALKHVKNTDGEPLVKGKKVTGFTNTEEELVQLTDVVPFLVEDMLKKNGGIYSKKGDFEEYAIEDGLLITGQNPASSEKVAEMLLAKLQK; from the coding sequence ATGAAAATATTATTTGTCTTAACATCACACGATCAATTAGGAAACACTGGCGAAAAAACCGGATTTTGGATTGAAGAATTTGCAAGTCCTTATTACTATTTAGTAGATAAAGGAGTTGAAGTAACTTTAGCTTCCCCAAAAGGCGGTCAACCACCGATTGATCCTACAAGTGACAAACCGGAAAATCAAACGGAATCCACAAAAAGATTCAAAGCGGATGCAGCTTTACAAGAAAAATTAAGTGAAACGCACAAACTTTCGGAGGTTTCATCAGAAGATTACGATGCGGTATTTTATCCAGGCGGTCACGGACCATTATGGGATTTGGCAGAAAGCGAAACTTCCGCAAAATTGATCGAAAGTTTCTACAATTCCGATAAACCTGTATCTTTTGTTTGTCATGCTCCGGCAGCTTTGAAACATGTGAAAAACACAGATGGAGAACCATTGGTAAAAGGTAAAAAAGTAACCGGATTTACGAATACGGAAGAAGAATTGGTACAATTAACCGATGTTGTTCCTTTCTTAGTAGAAGACATGTTGAAAAAAAATGGTGGCATCTACAGTAAAAAAGGAGATTTCGAAGAATATGCAATCGAAGACGGTTTGTTGATCACGGGTCAAAACCCAGCGTCATCTGAAAAAGTAGCTGAAATGTTATTGGCTAAACTTCAAAAATAA
- a CDS encoding iron-containing alcohol dehydrogenase: protein MNNFKYRNPTKILFGKGQIENLPTEIPANSKILMLYGGGSIMKNGVYDQVKNALSGYEVVEFGGIPANPEYSVLLEALKVIKEENITYLLAVGGGSVIDGTKFLSAAALYEGETPWDLLTKKKPVTEAMPFATVLTLPATGSEMNSGSVITRAETKEKLAFGGSGMFPQFSVLDPEVIKSIPQRQLANGIADAFTHVMEQYMTYPIGAKLQDRFAESIMQTLVEVAPEIMKDPTNYEAASNFMWSCTMALNGLIQQGVPGDWAVHSMGHELTALYGIDHARTLAILAGNHYRYNFETKKEKLAQYAERVWNITEGILEEKAHAGIDKTDEFFKSLGIDIKLSDYTKDYTETGSTVAKRFTERGWEGLGEHKSLKPSDAQKIIEMSY, encoded by the coding sequence ATGAACAATTTTAAATACAGAAATCCAACAAAAATTTTGTTTGGTAAAGGTCAAATAGAAAATCTTCCAACTGAAATTCCAGCAAACTCAAAAATATTGATGCTTTACGGCGGTGGAAGTATTATGAAAAATGGAGTTTATGACCAAGTGAAAAATGCACTTTCAGGTTATGAAGTTGTAGAATTCGGTGGAATTCCTGCCAATCCTGAATACAGCGTTTTATTGGAGGCTTTAAAAGTAATCAAAGAAGAAAACATTACTTATCTTTTAGCAGTTGGTGGCGGTTCAGTAATCGACGGAACTAAATTTTTATCAGCCGCAGCTTTATATGAAGGCGAAACTCCTTGGGATTTATTGACTAAAAAAAAACCAGTGACGGAAGCAATGCCTTTCGCGACAGTTCTAACACTTCCTGCAACAGGTTCAGAAATGAATTCTGGTTCCGTAATTACGAGAGCCGAAACGAAAGAAAAATTAGCTTTTGGTGGATCGGGAATGTTCCCACAATTTTCTGTTTTGGATCCGGAAGTGATCAAATCAATTCCACAACGTCAATTGGCGAACGGAATTGCTGATGCTTTCACGCACGTGATGGAACAATATATGACGTATCCGATTGGTGCCAAATTACAGGATCGTTTTGCGGAAAGTATTATGCAGACTTTGGTTGAAGTGGCTCCGGAAATTATGAAAGATCCAACCAATTATGAAGCAGCTTCAAATTTTATGTGGAGTTGTACCATGGCTTTGAACGGATTAATTCAGCAAGGAGTTCCGGGAGATTGGGCAGTTCACTCCATGGGTCACGAACTGACGGCACTTTACGGAATCGATCACGCTCGAACTTTGGCCATTTTAGCCGGAAATCATTACCGTTATAATTTCGAAACCAAGAAAGAAAAATTGGCGCAATACGCCGAACGCGTTTGGAATATCACGGAAGGAATTTTAGAAGAAAAAGCCCACGCTGGAATCGACAAAACCGATGAGTTTTTCAAATCTTTGGGAATCGATATTAAATTATCAGATTATACCAAAGATTACACTGAAACTGGAAGTACCGTTGCAAAACGATTTACTGAAAGAGGTTGGGAAGGACTTGGCGAACATAAATCTTTGAAACCTTCTGATGCTCAGAAAATCATCGAAATGAGTTATTAA